From Drosophila nasuta strain 15112-1781.00 chromosome X, ASM2355853v1, whole genome shotgun sequence, one genomic window encodes:
- the LOC132796768 gene encoding trigger factor-like isoform X2 encodes MAKMKVDARAFKLLHLIDAHDAEQDNDDEDDKDDKDEKENVDEDADDSAWNLCC; translated from the exons ATGGCTAAAATGAAAGTCGATGCGAGGGCAT TTAAACTTCTGCATTTGATTGACGCCCATGATGCAGAACAGGACAACGACGATGAGGACGATAAGGACGATAAGGACGAGAAGGAGAACGTTGACGAGGACGCTGACGACAGCGCTTGGAACTTATGTTGCTGA
- the LOC132796768 gene encoding trigger factor-like isoform X1 codes for MAKMKVDARASLAIAVKLLHLIDAHDAEQDNDDEDDKDDKDEKENVDEDADDSAWNLCC; via the exons ATGGCTAAAATGAAAGTCGATGCGAGGGCAT CATTGGCAATTGCAGTTAAACTTCTGCATTTGATTGACGCCCATGATGCAGAACAGGACAACGACGATGAGGACGATAAGGACGATAAGGACGAGAAGGAGAACGTTGACGAGGACGCTGACGACAGCGCTTGGAACTTATGTTGCTGA